In Spirosoma aureum, a single genomic region encodes these proteins:
- a CDS encoding efflux RND transporter periplasmic adaptor subunit: protein MKALRVIIPLLLLIALFVFAGVLPRIKNSQELKAAATEERNREPIVNVVSLKHSSDTTGLTLPGQIQPYRQTPLYARTQGFLRRWYVDIGAQVKQGQVLATIDAPELDQDIVRAKADQQLAQTNLERLQSVQLPGAVAKQDVDTRQSAVAVAQATLGRLQALKDLQQVRAPFSGVITARTAENGTLVSPGSGQPLFTISELGTLRVFVDVPQTYYQSVKVGMPATVVIPELKNRTFLGKVVRTSGTLRSDSRTLLAEVAIPNPKQELPSGLYSQVRFDMIAANSPVLIPANALQMTSDGPRVVVVESDQRVRFVPITLGRDYGTTLEASSGLTGQERVVTNPNDRLRDGQKVRFRKPVAEKTVAQR from the coding sequence ATGAAAGCGTTACGAGTTATCATTCCCCTGTTGCTATTGATCGCGCTGTTTGTGTTTGCGGGTGTACTGCCGCGCATAAAGAACAGCCAGGAGCTGAAAGCTGCGGCCACTGAAGAACGAAATCGCGAACCGATTGTGAACGTTGTGTCGCTCAAACACTCGTCTGACACGACCGGTTTGACGTTGCCCGGCCAGATTCAGCCCTATCGTCAGACACCCCTTTATGCCCGAACCCAGGGTTTTTTGCGTCGCTGGTATGTCGATATCGGTGCGCAGGTAAAGCAAGGCCAGGTTCTGGCAACGATCGATGCGCCTGAACTTGATCAGGATATTGTCCGGGCCAAAGCCGACCAGCAACTGGCACAAACGAATCTGGAACGCTTACAGAGCGTTCAGTTGCCGGGCGCCGTTGCGAAGCAGGATGTCGATACCCGTCAGTCGGCGGTTGCTGTAGCACAGGCAACCCTGGGTCGCTTGCAGGCCCTGAAAGATTTACAGCAGGTGCGTGCTCCCTTTAGTGGTGTCATTACGGCTCGGACGGCTGAAAACGGAACACTGGTGTCGCCGGGATCAGGACAACCGCTTTTTACAATCTCCGAATTAGGTACGTTGCGGGTTTTCGTCGATGTGCCACAAACCTATTATCAGTCTGTGAAGGTGGGCATGCCAGCAACGGTTGTCATACCAGAGTTGAAAAATCGAACATTTCTGGGAAAAGTTGTCCGAACATCGGGTACGTTGCGCAGCGATTCGCGAACTTTGCTGGCTGAAGTCGCGATTCCGAATCCAAAGCAGGAATTACCATCGGGTTTATACAGTCAGGTACGATTTGATATGATTGCAGCCAACTCGCCCGTTCTGATTCCGGCGAATGCGTTGCAGATGACCTCGGATGGCCCACGGGTTGTGGTTGTCGAGTCGGATCAGCGCGTACGATTTGTGCCGATTACACTTGGTCGTGATTATGGAACAACGCTCGAAGCATCGAGTGGTCTGACGGGTCAGGAACGTGTCGTAACCAATCCTAATGATCGGCTCCGCGATGGCCAGAAGGTCCGCTTTCGCAAACCAGTTGCTGAAAAAACTGTAGCCCAACGATGA
- a CDS encoding DUF952 domain-containing protein, producing the protein MDLIYHIVPASVWTNYETELTYEADSLRTEGFIHLSTKEQVPGVMERYYQNVPDLLLLHVDPAQLLHELKYEVSTNNERFPHLYGPLNKDAVLTVERLNQLPINQPV; encoded by the coding sequence ATGGACTTGATTTATCATATCGTTCCAGCGTCGGTCTGGACGAACTACGAAACAGAATTGACCTATGAAGCCGACAGTTTACGGACTGAAGGCTTCATTCATCTGTCTACGAAAGAGCAGGTGCCAGGTGTGATGGAGCGGTATTATCAGAACGTACCTGATTTATTACTGCTCCATGTCGATCCGGCCCAGTTGCTCCATGAGTTAAAATATGAGGTTTCGACTAACAACGAACGTTTTCCGCATCTCTATGGCCCACTTAACAAAGATGCCGTTTTGACCGTAGAACGTTTGAACCAATTGCCTATCAATCAACCTGTATGA